From the genome of Adhaeribacter pallidiroseus:
GCCGAGATGCCAAAATTTACTTTGGTGCACTGCAAAGCACTGGCCCGCCGGATTACCTGGTATAATGTTTGGCGGTAAACACCAAATTCCATTAAGTAATTGTAATCCATACCAATTAACATGGGGCTATATACTTTAGCAGAATTAACGTGGCAAAAACAAACCGATACGGGCATTTGCGGCCCGGAAAATTCTTCTTTAATGTACAAAACCACAAACTCCCAATCTTTACTTTCGTTCATCAGATGAAAAAGCTTGTCTGGGAAAAGAAAGTTGTTTATAGCAAAATTGTTGTCTTTTACATTTTTGAACAAGCCAATGGCATGTTCTAGTTCCTCCGGTGTGAGACGCTGCTTAAATTTAACATCATAGTAATGTTCATTTCTTTTTATTTTTTGCACAAAGTGCCTTCTGTTTTTACGGGAAAGACTTTCCACGTATTCGGCCTCGGTAGTCCAGTTTAAATTTTCTACAACGCAGGATTCCGGCATGTCTACTTTCACGAATCCCAGATCCACCATAAACTCATCCATGGCTGTGTCGTCGGCATCAAAGTCTCGTAAAATTATATTGCTGGCATTTTCTTTTTCCTGCACCCGGTATAGTTCTTCCGTTATTATTTTAAAAGCCTCTTTCCAGTGGGTATTCTTCTTGTTTATAAAAATGTGACTGCCTTCGGTAAACAAGCTGCCCATTATCAGGCCGGTAGAAGTTAAATAATATGGATTGTATTCGCGTTCTTTTTCAATAACTCTCGACACCGAGGACTGCGAAAACATATCTTCTTTATGCAAGCCCACCACAAAGAAAGTCATTAAAATTACTTCACCTTGGGCGTCTTCTACTATATAATATTTAAATTTCCAATTATTTTCCTGCTCTTCATTATCCCGGAAGGCTTTTTCTAAAAATTGTACGCCATTCCAATCAAACATAGCATTATCACCCAAGTGTTTATTCCATAGATTAACATCAATGTTTTCTATGGTATGGTAACGCTTTACTACCAGCTGGTTAGGATCTACGATTTTGGGGGTTGCCACTACGTTAGTAGTAATGGGAGCCATCTTGAATGCTTTCCGGATTTTTTCATCCGTTTGGTTTGTTTCTATTAATGCTTTCTTAAAATGAAAGTTTAGTTTATCTACTAAAACTCGAATGTGCTCTAGTGAGTTATTTAAAGAAATGGTAATACGAACACCAATATTCTTAGCTGGAACCGCAGGAAAAGTGGCCAGATTTACGTAAATGCCGTCGTTAATTAATTCCTGAACCAAATGATTACCCATATCCATGGAGCCGGTACCAATAAAAAAGATGGGACTATTACTTTCGTGCACCAAGGGCAAGTCGGTTTGTTTTAGTAAATGATTGAAGTAAGCAATTTTCTGCTGTAATTCTTTTTGATACTCGTAAATCTCGTCGCTTAAATGGATGCGCGCTGATGCGATTGCTGCACCTAAAGTTGCGGGTTCAATCTGCACGGAAAAGGTAAGCGGACCACCAAAATTGTTTACTTTGTTGTACCATTCTTCATTCGGGAAAAGCGATAAGCCGCCACAAGCTCCAAAGGCTTTCCCTAAATTAGCCGTGAGTATCATTTTACGGTATAAGCCTTCGGGCATTTGGCTCATCACATAGCCAGTACCATGTGTGCCAGCCCAACTCATGCCATGTGCATCATCTACGTAAAGGTAAAGTTGTTCGTATTTTTCAGCTAAAGCAATTAATTCTTTAATGGGAGCAAAGTCGCCGTACATGGAGTAAACCCCGTCAGCCATATACCAGATTTTATCATATTTGTTTCTTTGCTTTTTTATCCGGTCTTCCAGCATTTCCAGATTATTATGCCGGATCATCTCTACTGTTACTCCTTGGCTAAGCAACTTTTTAACCGCCTCCTGCACACTGGCGTGTACCTGGTGATCCAAGATGATTAAATCGTTGGCCCGGATAATACTAGGTATAGTGGTTAAATGCGAGAGCGTGCAATTTTTAGAAATAACAACCGGGGCATTGTACATCGTGCGAATCATGGTTTCTAACTCGTTGTACAAGGGGTTGGAAATGTATGTACGCGACATGGGGAACTGCGTTCCGTAACGGTTAATGGCGTCGATCGAACCTTGTTTTAATTTTGGATGATGTTCCAGCCCCAAGTAGCCGCAAGTGCCAAAATGTAGAACCTGTTGCCCATTTAAAGTCAGCGTTTCCCCATTTAAAGTTTGATCCTGCGCGTGTAAATGAATAATACCTTTCTTTTTAGATACCGATAAAACGGAATCTACGGTATCTAAGATGTTATTATGTCTAATTTTTGCCATATAATTTTCCTATAATTGTACTCTAAAGTTTGACAACGCCAATATTGCACTTTATATTCAAAAAAAATGGAACATTTCCAAGAAGGTGATAGAACAAGGCTGACAGAAACTAAATATGTCAACATGTTCATTAAAGACGGAATATTTCAATGCTACTTTAAAGCAATGGAAGTAATGGATATAGCAGTTGCTATACGCACGGTAAAGGATCGTTTGAATTTTTTTGAGAACCAAGCCTATCCCTGTTTGTTTGATATAACGGAGGTAAGGCAAACTACCAAAGAAGCGCGCGACTTTATGGCTAACGAAGGCAATAATTTAGTATTAGCCAGTGCCATGATTGTAACAAATCCAATGCTTAAAATGATGGCAAATTTTTATGTAATGGTAAATCGGCCTAAAAACCCAACCAAATTGTTTACGGATCGGGAAAGTGCTTTAGAATGGCTTAACCAATTTAAACAAATTTAAAAAATGCATTTTTTAAGGTGGTTTTAAAAGGCAGCTAAAAATAACTACGCACGTTAGCTAAATCACTAAAATTATTTTGTCCTATTTTCTGTAAATACCACTTGAGGTTTATTTTTAAAAAAATACTATCTGCAACTTTTAGGAATTGGATATTAGCTAGAAAGAGCCAAAACTCAGGTAAATGGCACTTAGTAAAAATAAAACCCGGCTAGTTCAGAACTACTAACCGGGCTAATAAAATATCAATTTAAATTCAAGTTTATTATTGACTTGGCACGTTTAAAGTTAATCTTTGCGAACGGGGTAGATTATTAAGAACTAATGTATAAGAATGATCAATCCATTCTTGCAGGATCGTGTTTGAAAGATTACCTTTAATAGCAACGGTATTCCAGTGTTTCTTATTCATGTGATATCCAGGTTGTACTTCCTCAAAATTTTCCCTGAGTTCTAAGGCTTTTACCGGATCGCATTTTAAATTAATGCTGCTAAATTCTATTATATCCGCCAGAGCAAAAATTTTTCCACCGACTTTAAAAACCAGGGTATTGTCGCCAAAAGGAGTCTCTTCAGTAACACCAGGCTTCGAAAGACAATGATCCCGAAAATCTTCGATGTTCATTAAAACAAGTATTTGAAAGCCATATAAATTAATCCGGCTAAAAACATGCTCATGGATAATTTATTAATAAAGTGCATGGTGCGCAGATTAAAATTAGTTTTTCGGCTAGAATCTTTTTTACGGAAGAAGTAAGTAGCTACTTCAGATAAATTAAATAATCCCATGTTTAAGCTATTTCAGGTTTATAACGTTCTGTATATACAACAAAATATAGGTTAAAAGAATTTAGTTTATGTATTTTTTCACCAGATCATTTTCTGCTCATTCATCTTTGCAGCCCCATGGCTAACCTTTTGATGAAAGAAGGCATTTGCATCTTGGAAAACATATCAGCTTTCATACTTATAAATTAACCCGAGATAATAGCAACTCCTTGATAGAGCCGGAAGAAGCAAATTTTTTAAATTTTAGATAAACCAATTGGCTTCTAGATTTAGAACCAGTTTATTAAATAAAAGTTTAGTTTCTTTACACCAAAATTGATACTGTTATAATAATGTAAATGGAAGATTTTTCCCTTGCAGCTTATCATTTAGTTAGTTACTTCTAAGAGAACTTGGGCAGGCTCCACCCAGCGGTTATCTTCTTTTATTAATTCAATTAACTCATTTACGGCTGCATCTTCAGGTACTGATTTTTTAATAACCGACTGGCCACGGTATAAAGCAATTTTACCTTTTCCTACTCCCACGTAACCATAATCTGCATCCGCCATCTCGCCGGGACCGTTTACAATGCAACCCATAATACCAATTTTTACTCCTTTTAAATGGTCGGTGCGTTTCCGGATCAAAGCAGTAGTTTCCTGTAAATCAAACAAAGTACGTCCGCAACTTGGGCAAGAAATGTATTCAGTTTTACTCATGCGGGTTCGCGCTGCTTGCAAAATACCGAATGAAAGCCGATTTAACTGATCGATTTCCTGCATCCATTCCGGTTTTGATTTATCAGGTAAACTTTCTGTTCTTAGTAAAATTCCATCACCTAATCCATCAATTAATAATCCGCCCACATCCGTAGAGGCATATAATTGCGTTTGTTCCACCGTTTGATCCGGAAAACTTCTTTTAATAACTACCGGTGTAAGTACTTCTTGGTTCATTAGCCGGAAAAAAACTTTCCGCAACTCAGCCATGGCATGAGCATTATGAGTTTCAGCAATTAATACTACCGACAGGTCTGATCTTATTTGATTTAGGAATGACTCTGTTAAATTGTTAATTGTAACTTGCACGAAATTAACTTCCGGATGCTTTTCGACACCAGGCAGAAAATCCTTTCCTTGAAACAAAGGGTATCGTTCTAAACGATTTACAGCAGTTAACCAGGCCGAGTAATCTACTATTTCTTTTAAACCATTGGGTAGCATAAACGGAATCGGATTAGTACCGGTATAGAGATAATCGGCGCCTAAATCGTTCATGTTAAATTTATCCAACAACATAGAGTATAAATGCCCGACGCATTTTAAATCCGCGTATTGAATACTAGTCAGGCGGCTTAAATCAGCAATTACTCGGGGTACGTTTTGTCCGCCAATATTGGTAACTTCTAATGCAACGCGACGAGTATACTGAAAAGGATTGATGGGAACCTGACAAATAGGTTTTATAGGTGCGTGTCCGGACCGATGCGTATACCGATCAATTAACAACCGGGCTACTGGTGCTTCAAACTCAGGTGCTTCCGTTAAAGATACACGCACAGTATCGCCAATGCCATCTTCCAGTAAGGTACCAATACCTACCGCTGATTTTATGCGGCCGTCCTCTCCTTCTCCAGCCTCGGTAACGCCTAAATGAAAAGGATATGGCTGCAAACCTTCTTCTTCTAACTTTTGCGCTAAAAGCCGGTAGGCCTGCACCATCACCTGGGTATTGCTGGCCTTCATGGATAGCACAATATCATAGTAATGTAAATCTTCACAGATCCGCAAAAATTCCAACGCACTTTCTACCATGCCCAGCGGGGTATCGCCATACCGGCTTAAAATCCGGTCGGATAAAGAACCATGATTGGTGCCGATGCGCATGGCTGTACCGTATTCTTTGCAGATTTTCACCAACGGAATAAACCGTTCCCGAATACGATCGAGTTCCGCCTGGTAAGTAGCATCGGTATAATCAATTAATTCAAATTTCTTTTTATCGGCGTAATTTCCGGGGTTAATCCTTACTTTTTCTACTATACGAGCGGCTAGTTCCGCGGCGTTAGGTGTAAAATGAATATCCGCGATTAAGGGAACTTGGTAACCCCGCCGACGAAGTTCCGCTTTTATATTTTTTAAATTTTCGGCCTCCTTAACGCTTGGTGCCGTAATACGTACGTATTCGCAGCCAGCTTCTACCATCCGGATGGTTTGCTCTACCGAACCTAAAGTATCCATAGTATCTACGGTGGTCATGGATTGTACCCGAATAGGATTATTACCTCCTAAAGGCAATTCGCCGATATATACTTCCCGGGTTTGGCGGCGTAAGTATTCGGTTAGGCTGCGGCAATACGTTTGATTCA
Proteins encoded in this window:
- a CDS encoding bifunctional aminotransferase class I/II-fold pyridoxal phosphate-dependent enzyme/GNAT family N-acetyltransferase yields the protein MAKIRHNNILDTVDSVLSVSKKKGIIHLHAQDQTLNGETLTLNGQQVLHFGTCGYLGLEHHPKLKQGSIDAINRYGTQFPMSRTYISNPLYNELETMIRTMYNAPVVISKNCTLSHLTTIPSIIRANDLIILDHQVHASVQEAVKKLLSQGVTVEMIRHNNLEMLEDRIKKQRNKYDKIWYMADGVYSMYGDFAPIKELIALAEKYEQLYLYVDDAHGMSWAGTHGTGYVMSQMPEGLYRKMILTANLGKAFGACGGLSLFPNEEWYNKVNNFGGPLTFSVQIEPATLGAAIASARIHLSDEIYEYQKELQQKIAYFNHLLKQTDLPLVHESNSPIFFIGTGSMDMGNHLVQELINDGIYVNLATFPAVPAKNIGVRITISLNNSLEHIRVLVDKLNFHFKKALIETNQTDEKIRKAFKMAPITTNVVATPKIVDPNQLVVKRYHTIENIDVNLWNKHLGDNAMFDWNGVQFLEKAFRDNEEQENNWKFKYYIVEDAQGEVILMTFFVVGLHKEDMFSQSSVSRVIEKEREYNPYYLTSTGLIMGSLFTEGSHIFINKKNTHWKEAFKIITEELYRVQEKENASNIILRDFDADDTAMDEFMVDLGFVKVDMPESCVVENLNWTTEAEYVESLSRKNRRHFVQKIKRNEHYYDVKFKQRLTPEELEHAIGLFKNVKDNNFAINNFLFPDKLFHLMNESKDWEFVVLYIKEEFSGPQMPVSVCFCHVNSAKVYSPMLIGMDYNYLMEFGVYRQTLYQVIRRASALQCTKVNFGISATIEKKRVGATLYPKVGYYQAKDNYAMELIEATIAVENE
- a CDS encoding MmcQ/YjbR family DNA-binding protein, which translates into the protein MNIEDFRDHCLSKPGVTEETPFGDNTLVFKVGGKIFALADIIEFSSINLKCDPVKALELRENFEEVQPGYHMNKKHWNTVAIKGNLSNTILQEWIDHSYTLVLNNLPRSQRLTLNVPSQ
- the ispG gene encoding (E)-4-hydroxy-3-methylbut-2-enyl-diphosphate synthase, with product MNQTYCRSLTEYLRRQTREVYIGELPLGGNNPIRVQSMTTVDTMDTLGSVEQTIRMVEAGCEYVRITAPSVKEAENLKNIKAELRRRGYQVPLIADIHFTPNAAELAARIVEKVRINPGNYADKKKFELIDYTDATYQAELDRIRERFIPLVKICKEYGTAMRIGTNHGSLSDRILSRYGDTPLGMVESALEFLRICEDLHYYDIVLSMKASNTQVMVQAYRLLAQKLEEEGLQPYPFHLGVTEAGEGEDGRIKSAVGIGTLLEDGIGDTVRVSLTEAPEFEAPVARLLIDRYTHRSGHAPIKPICQVPINPFQYTRRVALEVTNIGGQNVPRVIADLSRLTSIQYADLKCVGHLYSMLLDKFNMNDLGADYLYTGTNPIPFMLPNGLKEIVDYSAWLTAVNRLERYPLFQGKDFLPGVEKHPEVNFVQVTINNLTESFLNQIRSDLSVVLIAETHNAHAMAELRKVFFRLMNQEVLTPVVIKRSFPDQTVEQTQLYASTDVGGLLIDGLGDGILLRTESLPDKSKPEWMQEIDQLNRLSFGILQAARTRMSKTEYISCPSCGRTLFDLQETTALIRKRTDHLKGVKIGIMGCIVNGPGEMADADYGYVGVGKGKIALYRGQSVIKKSVPEDAAVNELIELIKEDNRWVEPAQVLLEVTN
- a CDS encoding DUF7793 family protein, whose translation is MEHFQEGDRTRLTETKYVNMFIKDGIFQCYFKAMEVMDIAVAIRTVKDRLNFFENQAYPCLFDITEVRQTTKEARDFMANEGNNLVLASAMIVTNPMLKMMANFYVMVNRPKNPTKLFTDRESALEWLNQFKQI
- a CDS encoding DUF6728 family protein, which encodes MGLFNLSEVATYFFRKKDSSRKTNFNLRTMHFINKLSMSMFLAGLIYMAFKYLF